A single genomic interval of Zobellia nedashkovskayae harbors:
- a CDS encoding neutral zinc metallopeptidase, producing MKKNQRKLLSLAVAMGLMLGSCSDDSIQIEETAVPLAVNATASIQTPTNGHFNLDFSSAVREFELDLNLSSAVEPSECEDTPFNEVADYYNNLLIDGFISAWDGNPDAISIILEDYFAINQIAAAYENKNTDYFGADGEYTNYVKQRTKSLEKFWDMSNSITVNGQHTATLEDLDFIRYVYENYSDAPAEEIDYILGIAETFNIGSDQIPENPFFASDGFATFDRTIVIGDGIITLLEDTGLDPKVVWSSILAHEWGHQIQFLNFENWEYPLPAFNNTPESTRMTELEADFITGYYLTHKRGATYNWKRVEDFLSAFFNIGDCGFENPGHHGTPAQRLAAAKAGYDLANGAQKKGKILSQEAVHLAFLAELNSITNTAAPRSVAR from the coding sequence ATGAAAAAAAATCAAAGAAAACTTCTGTCCCTAGCGGTAGCTATGGGACTAATGTTAGGTTCCTGTTCAGATGATTCCATCCAAATAGAAGAAACTGCCGTGCCATTGGCTGTAAATGCAACGGCTTCAATTCAAACACCTACAAATGGCCATTTTAATCTAGACTTCTCTAGTGCTGTAAGAGAATTTGAGCTCGATTTAAATTTATCTAGCGCAGTTGAGCCTAGTGAGTGTGAAGATACACCCTTTAATGAGGTAGCAGATTATTATAACAATCTGCTAATAGATGGCTTTATCTCTGCATGGGACGGTAATCCTGATGCAATTAGTATAATTCTAGAAGATTATTTTGCCATAAACCAAATTGCAGCGGCATACGAAAATAAGAACACCGATTACTTTGGAGCAGATGGAGAGTACACGAACTACGTAAAACAACGTACTAAAAGTCTTGAAAAGTTCTGGGATATGAGTAATTCAATAACCGTAAACGGTCAACATACAGCTACACTAGAAGATTTAGACTTTATCCGGTATGTTTATGAAAATTACTCCGATGCGCCTGCAGAAGAAATTGATTATATCTTGGGCATTGCGGAGACTTTTAATATTGGTAGCGACCAAATACCTGAAAACCCATTTTTTGCATCAGACGGTTTTGCCACTTTTGACAGGACAATTGTAATTGGTGACGGTATCATAACATTACTTGAAGACACTGGTCTAGACCCAAAAGTAGTTTGGTCAAGTATTTTAGCCCATGAATGGGGGCACCAAATACAATTCTTAAACTTTGAAAACTGGGAATACCCATTACCTGCTTTTAATAACACTCCTGAATCTACTAGAATGACCGAACTAGAAGCTGACTTCATTACAGGTTACTATCTAACCCACAAAAGAGGAGCCACTTATAACTGGAAACGCGTTGAAGACTTTTTATCTGCTTTTTTCAATATAGGTGATTGTGGTTTTGAAAACCCTGGCCATCACGGTACGCCAGCACAACGTTTAGCTGCTGCTAAAGCTGGTTATGATTTAGCCAATGGTGCACAGAAAAAAGGAAAAATTCTTAGTCAAGAAGCAGTACACCTGGCTTTTCTGGCTGAGTTGAATTCAATTACAAATACGGCAGCACCAAGAAGTGTTGCTAGATAA
- a CDS encoding penicillin acylase family protein has protein sequence MRKFKRLGWGLLALVGVLAVVIGSLTYHLKPDYDGKKKLHGLSEEVQVYYDTYGIPHIYAENDADAFKALGYVHAQDRLWQMELLRRIGRGGLSEVFGKDLLGTDKFFLALGIDDYSSETIAKLNTSDAAVQMSQAYLEGVNQFVEEGPTPIEFYLTGIDKKPFVLKDVYNTIGYMAFSFAMAHKTDPLLSKIKDKLGFEYLKDLEINSDSTTQWIKNYPRNKKDSIHESISKVMTSLKKLSIPLFEGSNGWAIAPEKTKNGKVIFSNDPHIGFSQPSVWYEAHVSTPTYEKYGYHLAGVPYPLLGHNRKLAYGMTMFENDDVDFYYEQTHPSDTRKYRKGDEWKDYEIIAKTIKVKDSDDVHFSYKKTHHGPILNGIADQVTGDRPISMWWIFTEVENKLLNSLYNMSYATNLDDFQHALEDLHAPGLGIVYGDAEDNVAWWAAAKLYKIPDSVNTKFVAENGKGLPVEKEYLDFSKNPQAINPPWQYVYSANNQPDSIVGMLYPGYYLPENRARRIVQLLESTNDWDKEAVGNMITDDTSPVNVEIVRMLLKKVEVDSLNASKLKILDGLKQWKGDYPTGSTEATVYHRWMYFILRNTFKDELGDSLFEEILNTHLIKRTIAPIVANESSIWWDDTSTPDITESQSDIVNGSFREALQALEQTLGSDSSGWIWGRVHTIEHGHPIGQIDALRSFFNVGPFSVNGTREVINNMFFPYTEDGVYKVSSGPSTRRVVDFSDVENSMSILPTGQSGNPFSIHYKDQVEMYIKGEFRKMMLNKEEIISTSKSVLTFKPEN, from the coding sequence ATGAGAAAATTTAAGCGATTAGGGTGGGGGTTACTTGCTCTTGTTGGTGTGCTAGCGGTTGTAATTGGTAGTTTAACATATCATCTAAAACCTGATTATGACGGAAAAAAGAAGCTTCATGGTCTTTCTGAGGAAGTACAGGTATATTATGATACTTACGGGATTCCACATATATATGCAGAAAACGATGCAGATGCATTTAAAGCGCTAGGCTATGTACATGCTCAGGATAGGTTGTGGCAAATGGAACTGCTTCGAAGGATAGGGAGAGGTGGACTTTCAGAGGTTTTTGGGAAAGATTTGTTGGGAACAGATAAGTTCTTTTTGGCGTTGGGTATAGATGATTATTCTTCAGAGACCATCGCTAAGCTAAATACATCAGATGCGGCGGTGCAGATGTCTCAGGCCTACTTGGAAGGTGTGAATCAATTTGTGGAAGAAGGACCTACTCCTATAGAGTTTTATTTAACTGGAATTGATAAAAAACCATTCGTTTTAAAAGATGTATATAATACAATTGGATATATGGCTTTCAGTTTTGCCATGGCCCATAAAACGGACCCGTTATTAAGCAAGATAAAAGATAAGCTAGGATTTGAATATTTAAAGGATCTGGAAATTAATAGTGATTCAACTACGCAATGGATAAAAAACTATCCTAGAAATAAAAAAGATTCTATACATGAGTCCATTTCGAAAGTTATGACGTCTTTAAAAAAATTGTCTATCCCCCTTTTTGAAGGAAGTAATGGCTGGGCAATTGCTCCGGAAAAGACAAAAAACGGAAAAGTAATCTTTTCGAACGATCCTCATATTGGATTTTCTCAACCTTCTGTATGGTACGAAGCCCATGTAAGTACGCCTACATATGAGAAGTACGGTTATCATTTAGCTGGTGTGCCTTACCCTCTATTAGGTCATAACCGAAAACTCGCTTACGGGATGACGATGTTCGAGAATGACGATGTGGATTTTTATTATGAGCAAACGCATCCATCCGATACAAGAAAGTATAGAAAAGGTGATGAGTGGAAAGATTATGAAATCATAGCCAAAACAATAAAAGTTAAGGATTCTGATGATGTTCATTTTTCCTATAAAAAAACACATCATGGTCCAATCTTAAACGGGATTGCAGATCAGGTTACAGGAGACCGCCCTATTTCTATGTGGTGGATATTTACCGAAGTGGAAAACAAATTGCTGAATTCTCTATATAACATGTCTTATGCAACGAATTTAGATGATTTTCAACATGCTTTAGAAGACCTTCATGCACCAGGTTTAGGTATTGTTTATGGCGATGCTGAAGATAATGTAGCTTGGTGGGCAGCAGCTAAACTTTACAAGATACCGGATAGCGTGAATACCAAATTCGTTGCCGAGAACGGAAAAGGCCTACCTGTTGAAAAAGAATATTTAGATTTTAGCAAGAATCCGCAGGCCATAAATCCGCCATGGCAGTATGTGTACTCCGCAAATAATCAACCTGACTCCATTGTTGGGATGTTATACCCAGGCTATTATCTACCGGAAAATAGAGCAAGAAGAATTGTACAATTGCTAGAAAGTACGAATGATTGGGATAAGGAGGCTGTAGGGAATATGATCACTGATGATACATCGCCAGTAAATGTTGAGATTGTTAGGATGTTGCTTAAAAAGGTTGAAGTAGATAGTCTTAATGCTTCCAAATTGAAGATTTTGGACGGTTTAAAGCAATGGAAAGGCGATTACCCAACAGGAAGTACAGAGGCCACCGTATATCATAGATGGATGTATTTTATACTGAGGAATACTTTTAAGGATGAATTGGGAGATTCGCTTTTTGAGGAAATATTAAATACGCATTTAATAAAACGGACGATAGCACCTATTGTAGCGAATGAAAGCTCCATTTGGTGGGATGATACCAGCACACCTGATATAACTGAAAGTCAATCAGATATAGTCAATGGTTCCTTTCGGGAAGCACTACAGGCTTTGGAACAGACTTTGGGTAGTGATAGTTCCGGTTGGATATGGGGGCGTGTTCATACCATAGAGCATGGTCATCCCATTGGACAGATAGATGCACTCCGTTCCTTTTTTAATGTGGGGCCTTTTTCTGTTAATGGAACGCGGGAGGTAATTAACAACATGTTTTTTCCGTACACGGAAGATGGAGTTTATAAAGTTAGCTCTGGACCGTCAACGAGAAGGGTGGTTGATTTCTCAGATGTGGAGAATAGCATGAGTATTTTGCCTACAGGGCAGTCTGGAAATCCTTTTAGTATACATTATAAAGACCAGGTAGAAATGTATATAAAGGGTGAGTTTCGTAAGATGATGCTGAATAAGGAAGAGATAATATCTACATCAAAGTCGGTACTTACATTCAAGCCAGAAAATTAA
- a CDS encoding protein-disulfide reductase DsbD family protein yields the protein MKHIIVFTALFFSVLSVFSQDDDNPVKWSQEVKKINDTDYELVLKGDIAEGWHIFSQFTSEGGSLPSEFDYKKVGEGYELLGKTVESETVVEYSDIFEVDETFFKETVIFTQKIRLLDSSVNQIDINLFYQVCKEVCIPVDQDFSFVLDGGAAVKEEKIIDEHSKTLGAVLKLDLKKKELLGNSHDGVETGSSLWMIFGLGFLGGLIALLTPCVFPMIPLTVSFFTKHSQQKSKGIINALLYGFFIVLIYFLLSLPFHIFDSVDSQILNTIATNIWLNIAFFLIFVFFSFSFFGYYELTLPSSWANKMDAASSKIGGVMGIFFMAVTLAIVSFSCTGPILGGLLGSTVLEEGDVAMNLSAGMTGFGAALALPFALFALFPAWLNSLPKSGGWMTTVKVVLGFLELALALKFLSNADLVGNWGILKREIFLGIWIILFVLLTLYLFGVFKFPHDGPKNKLSLGRKATGFLSAGFSIYIILGLLGVSNLKLLSGFPPPAFYSVFETESDCPLGINCFKDFEEGVAYAKEVNKPILLDFTGWACVNCRKMEENVWSEPDVFEILKEDFVLISLYVDDRKELPESEQFDFKYDTGRVKHIETIGQKWGTFQTVNFNAASQPYYVLMSPDLEILNNAVQYTDSDVYREWLLEGLNNFEEK from the coding sequence ATGAAGCATATAATAGTATTTACCGCATTGTTTTTTAGTGTTTTAAGTGTTTTTTCTCAGGATGATGATAATCCGGTGAAATGGTCGCAAGAAGTAAAGAAAATCAACGACACGGATTATGAGTTGGTACTTAAAGGAGATATTGCTGAAGGTTGGCATATCTTTTCACAATTCACCTCAGAAGGTGGTTCTTTGCCAAGTGAGTTTGATTATAAGAAAGTTGGTGAAGGCTATGAGCTTTTGGGTAAAACTGTTGAGAGTGAGACAGTGGTTGAATACAGTGATATTTTTGAAGTAGATGAAACTTTTTTCAAAGAAACTGTCATTTTTACCCAGAAAATACGGTTGCTAGATTCTAGTGTAAACCAGATTGATATTAATCTTTTCTACCAGGTGTGTAAGGAGGTTTGTATTCCGGTAGACCAAGATTTTAGTTTTGTTCTTGATGGCGGTGCTGCCGTAAAAGAAGAAAAAATTATAGATGAACACAGTAAAACTCTGGGAGCGGTATTAAAGCTAGACCTAAAGAAAAAAGAGCTTTTAGGAAATTCCCATGATGGGGTAGAGACAGGATCCAGTCTTTGGATGATTTTTGGCTTAGGGTTTTTAGGTGGGTTAATAGCATTGTTAACGCCTTGTGTTTTTCCAATGATTCCGCTTACGGTGTCTTTCTTTACCAAACATTCACAGCAGAAATCAAAAGGTATTATAAATGCCCTGTTATACGGTTTTTTTATTGTTTTGATATACTTTTTACTCAGTTTGCCTTTCCATATTTTCGATTCGGTAGATTCTCAAATATTGAATACGATAGCTACTAATATTTGGCTGAACATAGCATTTTTCTTGATTTTCGTTTTCTTTTCGTTTTCCTTCTTTGGCTATTATGAATTGACATTACCTAGCTCTTGGGCCAATAAGATGGATGCTGCTTCTTCTAAAATAGGAGGGGTCATGGGTATTTTCTTTATGGCGGTTACCTTAGCAATCGTTTCTTTCTCCTGTACGGGTCCTATTTTAGGAGGGCTTTTAGGAAGTACCGTTTTGGAAGAAGGAGATGTTGCGATGAATCTTTCCGCGGGCATGACCGGTTTTGGTGCAGCGTTAGCGTTACCGTTTGCTCTTTTTGCCTTGTTTCCTGCTTGGTTGAATTCATTGCCAAAGTCCGGTGGGTGGATGACAACCGTAAAAGTGGTGTTAGGGTTCTTAGAATTGGCATTGGCACTTAAGTTCCTTTCCAATGCAGACCTAGTTGGGAATTGGGGCATTCTAAAACGTGAAATATTCTTGGGAATATGGATAATATTGTTTGTTTTGTTGACGCTGTATCTTTTTGGGGTTTTCAAATTTCCTCATGATGGTCCTAAAAACAAACTTTCTTTAGGGCGAAAAGCAACAGGTTTCCTTAGTGCTGGCTTTTCAATCTATATTATATTGGGACTTTTAGGTGTTTCCAACCTAAAATTATTAAGTGGTTTTCCGCCACCGGCATTCTATAGTGTTTTTGAAACCGAAAGCGATTGTCCTCTGGGTATCAACTGTTTTAAAGATTTTGAAGAAGGCGTAGCGTATGCAAAGGAGGTAAATAAGCCAATTCTATTGGATTTTACGGGTTGGGCATGTGTCAACTGTAGAAAAATGGAAGAAAATGTTTGGAGCGAGCCTGATGTTTTTGAAATTTTAAAAGAGGATTTTGTTCTTATTTCACTTTACGTAGATGACCGAAAGGAGTTGCCAGAGTCTGAGCAATTCGATTTTAAATATGATACAGGTCGTGTAAAACATATTGAAACCATAGGGCAGAAGTGGGGCACTTTTCAGACGGTTAATTTTAATGCAGCCTCTCAGCCTTATTATGTTCTAATGTCACCAGATTTAGAAATTTTGAATAATGCCGTTCAGTATACGGATAGCGATGTCTATCGGGAATGGCTTTTAGAAGGGCTGAATAATTTCGAGGAAAAATAG